A stretch of Alligator mississippiensis isolate rAllMis1 chromosome 14, rAllMis1, whole genome shotgun sequence DNA encodes these proteins:
- the RPL10A gene encoding large ribosomal subunit protein uL1 isoform X1, which produces MSSKVSRDALYEAVKEVLQGGQTKPRKFLETVELQISLKNYDPQKDKRFSGTVRLKSTPRPKFSVCVLGDQQHCDEAKAVDLPHMDIEALKKLNKNKKLVKKLAKKYDAFLASESLIKQIPRILGPGLNKAGKFPSLLTHNENLVAKVDEVKSTIKFQMKKVLCLAVAVGHVKMTEDELVYNIHLAINFLVSLLKKNWQNVRALYIKSTMGKPQRLY; this is translated from the exons ATGAG CAGCAAAGTGTCCCGGGACGCGCTGTACGAGGCGGTGAAGGAGGTGCTGCAGGGCGGGCAGACCAAGCCGCGCAA GTTTCTGGAGACGGTGGAGCTGCAGATCAGCCTGAAGAACTACGACCCGCAGAAGGACAAGCGCTTCTCCGGCACCGTCAG GCTCAAGTCCACGCCGCGCCCCAAGTTCTCGGTGTGCGTGCTGGGGGACCAGCAGCACTGCGATGAGGCCAAAGCCGTGGACCTCCCGCACATGGATATCGAGGCCCTGAAGAAGCTCAACAAGAACAAGAAGCTGGTGAAGAAGCTGG CTAAGAAGTACGATGCCTTCCTAGCCTCGGAGTCCCTCATCAAGCAGATTCCTCGTATCCTGGGTCCAGGTCTTAACAAAGCGGGCAAGTTTCCCTCTCTCCTCACACACAACGAAAACCTGGTGGCCAAGGTCGACGAGGTGAAATCTACCATTAAGTTTCAAATGAAGAAG GTGCTTTGTCTGGCGGTGGCAGTTGGCCATGTGAAGATGACGGAGGACGAGCTGGTTTATAACATTCACCTGGCCATCAACTTCCTGGTGTCCTTGCTGAAGAAGAACTGGCAGAATGTCCGTGCGTTGTACATCAAGAGCACCATGGGGAAGCCACAGCGCCTCTACTAA
- the RPL10A gene encoding large ribosomal subunit protein uL1 isoform X2, with translation MSKVSRDALYEAVKEVLQGGQTKPRKFLETVELQISLKNYDPQKDKRFSGTVRLKSTPRPKFSVCVLGDQQHCDEAKAVDLPHMDIEALKKLNKNKKLVKKLAKKYDAFLASESLIKQIPRILGPGLNKAGKFPSLLTHNENLVAKVDEVKSTIKFQMKKVLCLAVAVGHVKMTEDELVYNIHLAINFLVSLLKKNWQNVRALYIKSTMGKPQRLY, from the exons ATGAG CAAAGTGTCCCGGGACGCGCTGTACGAGGCGGTGAAGGAGGTGCTGCAGGGCGGGCAGACCAAGCCGCGCAA GTTTCTGGAGACGGTGGAGCTGCAGATCAGCCTGAAGAACTACGACCCGCAGAAGGACAAGCGCTTCTCCGGCACCGTCAG GCTCAAGTCCACGCCGCGCCCCAAGTTCTCGGTGTGCGTGCTGGGGGACCAGCAGCACTGCGATGAGGCCAAAGCCGTGGACCTCCCGCACATGGATATCGAGGCCCTGAAGAAGCTCAACAAGAACAAGAAGCTGGTGAAGAAGCTGG CTAAGAAGTACGATGCCTTCCTAGCCTCGGAGTCCCTCATCAAGCAGATTCCTCGTATCCTGGGTCCAGGTCTTAACAAAGCGGGCAAGTTTCCCTCTCTCCTCACACACAACGAAAACCTGGTGGCCAAGGTCGACGAGGTGAAATCTACCATTAAGTTTCAAATGAAGAAG GTGCTTTGTCTGGCGGTGGCAGTTGGCCATGTGAAGATGACGGAGGACGAGCTGGTTTATAACATTCACCTGGCCATCAACTTCCTGGTGTCCTTGCTGAAGAAGAACTGGCAGAATGTCCGTGCGTTGTACATCAAGAGCACCATGGGGAAGCCACAGCGCCTCTACTAA